The Candidatus Bathyarchaeia archaeon genome contains a region encoding:
- a CDS encoding glycosyltransferase family 4 protein, translating to MCAITTWPPHQDGISFYSAQLYDHIGRRIEVKVLANIINFTKRDSEVGNCKIVRCWRRGSIAYPFKIFREIMMEKPDVIHLQHGWFLYGDKISPLLFPLLLFILRLTRKPLIVTMHTVIGWKPRLYENAILNFIARVIILLLTRSIVNLSDKIIVHNNLMKRALIDFYSLHRDHWKIFVIPHGVKEKAKKCRGVSKEEGIKILSLGFLRKQKGIEYLIEAFKIFSTQYPKSTLIIVGGKHAHDDGEYIKLLKRRLLYENVKNVIFTGFIDEETLDKLIWESKIIVLPSLGSYYFEASGSLARVAMYGKPIVCSKVPKFKADLEDGKDCVMVEFNNPKKLADVLFLLVSDVNFRRKIGKNLGKKFRDRVWDKVAEQHINLFRDALIKN from the coding sequence ATGTGCGCTATTACAACGTGGCCACCTCATCAAGACGGTATATCTTTTTACTCCGCCCAATTATATGATCATATTGGTAGGAGAATTGAAGTTAAAGTTTTAGCGAATATTATTAATTTTACTAAAAGAGATTCTGAGGTAGGAAATTGTAAGATAGTAAGGTGCTGGAGAAGGGGAAGTATCGCCTATCCCTTTAAAATTTTCAGAGAGATAATGATGGAGAAACCTGATGTTATTCATTTACAGCATGGATGGTTTCTCTATGGTGATAAGATTTCTCCACTACTATTTCCGCTATTACTTTTTATTTTGCGTTTAACCAGGAAACCGCTTATAGTAACCATGCATACTGTGATCGGATGGAAGCCTAGATTGTATGAGAATGCTATTTTAAACTTCATAGCTAGAGTAATAATTTTACTTTTAACGAGGTCTATAGTAAATCTTTCCGACAAGATCATTGTGCACAACAATTTAATGAAGAGAGCGCTGATAGATTTCTATTCACTGCATAGGGATCATTGGAAAATATTTGTTATACCTCATGGTGTAAAAGAGAAGGCGAAGAAATGTAGAGGGGTCTCAAAAGAGGAGGGGATCAAAATATTGTCTTTAGGCTTCCTTAGGAAGCAGAAGGGAATTGAGTATCTGATTGAAGCCTTCAAAATATTCTCAACGCAGTATCCAAAATCTACTTTAATAATTGTTGGTGGAAAACATGCTCACGATGACGGGGAATATATTAAATTACTAAAGAGAAGATTATTGTATGAGAATGTGAAAAATGTTATTTTCACAGGTTTCATCGATGAAGAAACCTTGGATAAGTTGATTTGGGAGAGTAAGATAATTGTGCTCCCATCATTAGGAAGCTATTATTTTGAGGCAAGTGGGTCCTTAGCGAGGGTAGCGATGTATGGGAAACCAATTGTGTGCAGTAAAGTACCAAAGTTTAAGGCTGACCTCGAAGATGGGAAGGATTGCGTTATGGTTGAATTTAATAATCCGAAAAAGTTGGCTGATGTACTCTTTCTACTGGTTAGTGATGTAAATTTCAGAAGGAAGATTGGAAAAAATTTAGGTAAGAAATTCAGGGATAGGGTTTGGGATAAAGTTGCAGAGCAACATATTAATCTTTTTAGGGATGCCTTGATTAAAAATTAA
- a CDS encoding DUF2079 domain-containing protein yields MYTLLRGVFRNLKKKLWSRLDYFLLFIMAAIYVAVVSILAIISHNTFYTNAWDLGIYAQALYSTLNYGKLLYYTVEAIGNPSRSLFGIHFTPFLFLLVPIYALYQNPVILLVLRPVAISTGLIPLYWILCENRIISRKLIVFFAATYLVYPPMIAPISNFDMLSFLPALFLFALYYLRRKKFIHAYIFVLLALMVNEFVSMIIASLALYVFLTNLKENLRDLKRKRINQNMFFSCILLLTGILWFVLASTVITYFNPTALTTKWEWGNLGSSPKEIIFNILTNPVKALSALFNDGPKKFSYVVALLSPVAFISLLEPLALIMTLPWLTASLLSINPLYYSIETQYPAFVSPFIFLSAADGLKRLVNLNANIMHRIIAMMTIALFISAFLIPYGIQFKFSESNDAIWLALSEIPPNASVSIMPDVYPHICNRLEVYPYFVDGVDYVLINIYSWWYDVILPRPAHIAPRWCDVEISDDYGIVLNMKGVLLYKKGYNGTVKFSGVSFNYGIYDVVDSAGKVISIKNGTTSISVLAHRAGSQSTLFFRTPLKYLPPGRYNVTAYLMTSSSISGMAVRFEVRTRPGEVKILVVEFSGSSLLIDKWNSLSFSFNIKKSMPIEIAVYVGNSTDIYFQQLSVIQVSGA; encoded by the coding sequence ATGTATACACTCTTGAGGGGCGTATTTAGGAATCTCAAGAAAAAATTATGGAGTCGCCTAGATTATTTTCTCCTCTTTATCATGGCGGCAATATATGTTGCTGTCGTTTCTATTTTGGCAATAATAAGTCATAACACATTTTATACAAATGCATGGGACTTGGGGATTTATGCTCAAGCCCTATATAGCACACTTAACTATGGAAAACTACTATACTATACGGTTGAGGCCATTGGAAACCCCTCAAGAAGCCTTTTTGGTATACACTTTACACCCTTTTTATTTCTTCTTGTGCCAATTTATGCACTTTATCAGAATCCTGTTATATTACTGGTACTCCGACCAGTAGCTATTTCCACCGGACTTATCCCCCTCTACTGGATTCTGTGTGAAAATAGAATTATAAGCAGAAAACTTATAGTATTTTTTGCAGCCACATACCTAGTTTATCCGCCAATGATTGCTCCAATATCAAACTTTGATATGCTGTCTTTTCTACCAGCATTATTTCTCTTTGCCCTATATTATTTGAGGAGGAAAAAGTTTATTCATGCATATATATTTGTCCTTTTGGCTTTAATGGTTAATGAATTTGTATCCATGATAATCGCATCACTAGCATTATATGTTTTTCTAACGAATTTGAAAGAAAATTTGAGGGATTTAAAGCGAAAAAGAATAAACCAAAACATGTTTTTCTCATGTATTCTTTTATTAACGGGGATTTTATGGTTCGTTTTAGCAAGCACGGTAATAACATATTTCAATCCAACTGCGCTGACCACAAAGTGGGAATGGGGGAATTTGGGAAGTAGTCCCAAAGAAATAATATTTAATATTTTAACTAATCCCGTTAAAGCATTAAGCGCCCTATTTAATGATGGACCTAAAAAGTTTTCATATGTTGTTGCTCTTCTCAGTCCAGTTGCTTTCATATCACTTCTTGAACCATTAGCGTTAATAATGACTCTGCCGTGGCTTACTGCGAGCCTCCTCTCGATAAATCCGCTCTATTACTCCATTGAAACTCAATATCCAGCATTTGTTTCACCATTTATCTTCTTGTCTGCTGCAGATGGCTTAAAGCGGCTGGTTAATCTAAATGCTAATATCATGCACCGCATCATCGCGATGATGACAATAGCATTATTTATATCTGCTTTCCTAATCCCCTATGGAATACAATTTAAGTTCAGTGAATCAAATGATGCTATATGGTTAGCTTTATCTGAAATCCCGCCTAATGCGTCAGTATCTATAATGCCTGATGTTTATCCACACATATGTAATAGACTCGAGGTTTATCCATATTTTGTTGATGGAGTGGATTATGTGCTCATTAATATTTATTCATGGTGGTACGATGTTATTCTTCCAAGACCTGCTCATATAGCGCCGAGATGGTGCGATGTAGAGATTAGTGATGATTATGGCATAGTTTTAAATATGAAGGGGGTCTTACTCTATAAGAAAGGATATAATGGAACTGTCAAGTTTAGCGGGGTATCCTTCAATTACGGGATTTACGATGTTGTAGATTCTGCTGGAAAAGTAATTTCAATAAAAAATGGAACTACGTCAATAAGTGTCCTTGCTCATAGAGCTGGTAGCCAATCTACACTATTCTTCAGAACTCCACTTAAATATCTGCCGCCTGGCAGATATAATGTCACCGCATATTTAATGACTTCATCTTCAATTTCAGGGATGGCTGTTAGATTTGAAGTAAGAACTAGACCTGGGGAAGTTAAAATTTTAGTCGTAGAATTTTCTGGCAGTTCTCTATTGATTGATAAATGGAATAGTTTAAGTTTCAGTTTTAATATTAAGAAGTCTATGCCTATAGAAATAGCTGTTTATGTAGGCAATTCTACAGACATCTACTTTCAACAGTTGAGTGTAATTCAAGTTTCAGGTGCGTGA
- a CDS encoding glycosyltransferase family 4 protein, protein MSIQMLCDIITSLEGSVRPAVYLAKDLVDMGYDVIIISPIILPRAESEMNGEGIKTINLNIRHFSSASDSSLLWLETWIYEAFFNLNSRRVKNSSPVTINFSHVIFLPSIFWYLQGPPSIALRDISNQFSLSLKIMYRFLKPLFEYFDGKSIKRAHSFSSFIIANSKFCASMYSKFGLKVHDIIYPPLDRKIFRPSTGNPSGDYVLTYFGKETKFSVVKRVADLNVKIKAFGSKTSFIDKSVLKNPNIEFLGRVSISELVNLYSNALFTLFPFTHEPFGYIPIESMACGTPTLTYDVQGPGEYIVDGESGWLASDDESIIKKAVEIWRNGYPSEIRKRCIEAAKAFDREIYVKKWLNLLNLFNVI, encoded by the coding sequence TTGAGTATACAAATGTTATGTGATATAATAACCTCTTTAGAGGGATCAGTCCGACCTGCTGTTTACTTGGCTAAGGACTTAGTTGACATGGGATACGATGTAATCATAATTTCACCGATAATTCTACCGAGAGCCGAATCTGAAATGAATGGGGAAGGCATTAAAACAATTAATTTGAATATAAGACATTTTTCAAGCGCATCTGATTCTTCACTATTATGGCTTGAAACATGGATTTATGAAGCATTTTTTAACTTAAATTCCAGACGCGTTAAAAATAGCTCTCCAGTAACGATTAATTTTTCACATGTCATCTTTCTGCCCTCGATTTTCTGGTATCTCCAGGGTCCACCCTCTATAGCTTTAAGAGATATTTCCAATCAGTTTTCACTAAGTTTAAAAATCATGTACCGTTTTTTGAAGCCTCTTTTTGAGTATTTTGATGGAAAGAGCATTAAGAGGGCGCATAGTTTTTCATCTTTCATAATTGCGAATTCGAAATTTTGTGCCAGTATGTACTCTAAGTTTGGACTAAAAGTACATGATATCATATATCCGCCATTAGATAGGAAAATATTTCGTCCTTCGACGGGAAATCCGTCGGGAGATTATGTCTTAACATATTTTGGGAAGGAAACAAAGTTTTCGGTTGTAAAGAGAGTTGCGGATCTAAATGTTAAAATTAAGGCTTTCGGCTCAAAAACCTCATTTATTGATAAAAGTGTTCTTAAAAACCCAAATATTGAGTTTCTAGGAAGAGTATCAATCAGCGAACTCGTTAATTTATACTCGAATGCTTTATTTACATTATTCCCATTTACACATGAGCCTTTTGGATACATTCCCATTGAAAGTATGGCGTGCGGAACACCAACATTGACATATGATGTGCAAGGTCCTGGAGAATACATAGTTGATGGTGAGAGCGGATGGCTTGCGAGCGATGATGAAAGCATTATAAAGAAGGCTGTGGAGATATGGAGAAATGGTTATCCTAGTGAAATCAGGAAACGCTGTATTGAAGCAGCTAAGGCTTTTGATAGAGAAATTTACGTTAAGAAATGGTTGAATCTATTGAATCTGTTTAATGTGATATGA
- the rpl12p gene encoding 50S ribosomal protein P1: MEYIYAAMLLHRAGKPIDEENLTRVLHAAGVNVDPIRVKALVAALSEINIDEAIKSAPAFMPMAVSAPVTPAVSAAPAVEEKPKKEEKKVEEEREEEALEGLAALFG; encoded by the coding sequence ATGGAATATATTTACGCTGCAATGCTACTTCATAGAGCTGGTAAACCCATAGATGAAGAAAACCTAACTAGGGTTCTTCATGCAGCAGGTGTAAACGTTGATCCAATAAGGGTTAAAGCTTTAGTGGCAGCTCTCTCAGAAATAAATATTGACGAAGCTATAAAGTCTGCACCAGCTTTCATGCCGATGGCGGTTTCAGCGCCCGTGACACCAGCCGTCTCGGCTGCTCCAGCAGTGGAGGAGAAGCCAAAGAAAGAGGAGAAGAAGGTTGAGGAAGAAAGGGAGGAGGAAGCCTTAGAGGGGCTTGCAGCCCTCTTCGGATAA
- a CDS encoding DUF362 domain-containing protein, which yields MKIRKRFLHAYKKLRDLYHSPFIIGLLSFLWFIYRTGTKPSRITYPCQRAALANSYLWLTIYVIPFLHSLSLKILKLKRPGSRRMTSILMLIIIVVVSISLWGSYEIMRRREVREIGLIITGKLAKFEPASSIFVVNGTRGDDDGIQKLIDLMGQHGLPFYKSYENGTNKGPNGLIARDDVVIIKVNSQWDERGGTNTDLVKALIQAILNHPDGFIGEIIVADNGQAQYGSAGTGGSFSWSKNNAENTSQSFQSVVEFFASKGYKVSAYLWDRITTKRVNEYSEGDMEDGYVINTTRNPKTGIMVSYPKFKTAFGTYISFKYGVWNPGNRTYSSEKLKVINFPVLKTHSIYGVTACVKHYMGVVSDKLTSMFGARAHDTVGSGGMGTQMVESRFLVLNIIDAIWVNAKPRGGPSTRYDEAIRVNIIAASTDPVALDYWAAKHILLEVAKRVGYDGISSLDPDNTASGSFGFWLRLSMEEIKRAGYQATVDEDYMNVYVLHKG from the coding sequence TTGAAGATTCGCAAAAGATTTCTTCATGCATACAAAAAACTCCGGGATCTGTATCATAGCCCATTTATAATAGGACTATTAAGCTTTTTATGGTTCATCTATAGAACTGGAACAAAGCCCTCTAGAATAACTTATCCATGCCAGAGAGCGGCTTTAGCAAATAGCTATCTATGGCTAACAATATACGTTATTCCCTTCCTACACTCCCTATCTTTAAAGATCCTAAAATTAAAAAGACCCGGTTCAAGAAGGATGACTTCAATATTAATGCTAATTATAATAGTAGTTGTTTCAATATCCTTATGGGGATCATATGAGATTATGAGAAGAAGAGAAGTGAGGGAAATAGGTCTTATAATAACTGGTAAACTAGCTAAGTTCGAGCCAGCCTCAAGCATCTTTGTTGTTAACGGTACTAGGGGTGATGATGATGGAATTCAAAAGTTAATTGATCTTATGGGTCAGCATGGTCTACCATTTTACAAGTCCTATGAAAACGGGACAAATAAAGGCCCAAATGGGCTAATTGCCAGGGATGATGTTGTGATAATAAAGGTTAATAGCCAATGGGATGAGAGAGGCGGGACAAACACCGATCTTGTTAAGGCACTTATCCAAGCAATACTTAATCATCCAGATGGCTTTATCGGCGAAATTATTGTGGCAGATAATGGGCAAGCTCAGTATGGCTCAGCTGGTACCGGTGGAAGTTTCAGTTGGAGCAAAAATAATGCTGAAAATACATCGCAGTCGTTTCAGAGTGTCGTAGAATTTTTCGCCAGTAAAGGGTATAAGGTCTCAGCATATCTTTGGGATAGGATAACTACAAAGAGGGTTAACGAATACTCCGAGGGGGATATGGAAGACGGATACGTAATTAATACAACCAGGAATCCTAAAACTGGAATAATGGTTTCCTATCCGAAATTTAAAACAGCATTTGGTACCTATATAAGCTTTAAATATGGTGTATGGAATCCAGGAAACAGAACTTATAGCAGCGAAAAATTAAAAGTTATAAATTTCCCTGTTTTAAAAACTCACAGCATATATGGTGTTACAGCATGTGTGAAGCACTACATGGGAGTCGTATCCGATAAACTCACATCTATGTTTGGTGCGAGAGCACATGATACTGTAGGTTCTGGTGGAATGGGGACTCAGATGGTTGAGTCAAGATTTCTAGTACTAAACATCATTGATGCGATATGGGTTAATGCGAAACCGCGCGGCGGGCCAAGCACGCGCTATGATGAGGCAATAAGAGTTAATATAATTGCTGCAAGCACCGATCCAGTTGCCTTGGATTACTGGGCTGCGAAACATATTTTACTTGAGGTTGCGAAAAGAGTTGGTTACGATGGAATAAGCTCCCTAGATCCAGATAACACTGCCAGCGGATCATTTGGTTTTTGGCTTAGGTTATCAATGGAAGAAATCAAAAGAGCTGGTTATCAGGCAACAGTCGATGAAGATTATATGAATGTATATGTGCTTCACAAGGGATAA
- a CDS encoding DNA repair exonuclease — protein sequence MREFSFVHVADVHLGYEQYNLSERREDFNRAFTEVVNKTIELKPNFMIIAGDLFHQARPLNLTLEEAIKNFKKLRDANIPVLVVDGSHDTAPNIITGTILNPLDSAGLIYYLPRHENACWANEYCYVYGVPNFRTRGRTERYLPEFYKMKKPTPRAETFNIFVFHMALEIPKIVNMYPKVAIEASIDLIPEGFNYYAGGHIHTPLCIPFRNGTLTYSGSTETVSYEDAYAEKGFYYIEVSRDGDIEISRIKLESPRKFKIIDRDFSNLSPHEITELAVKMIKEADEDGAIIVPILRGSLPAEATRREIDLAKIRSAAEKSLFVHPLILLEERGFSEETIRSIFEGEMRELRVKSYEYFVQFFLQRYPRQEAERRTRIALDLIPFLVREDEDKVKEILEGLISDN from the coding sequence TTGAGAGAGTTTAGCTTCGTCCATGTGGCTGACGTTCATCTCGGATATGAGCAATATAATCTCAGCGAAAGACGGGAAGACTTTAACAGAGCATTTACAGAAGTTGTCAATAAAACAATAGAGCTAAAACCAAATTTCATGATAATTGCCGGAGATCTGTTTCATCAGGCACGTCCTCTAAACCTAACATTAGAGGAAGCTATAAAAAACTTTAAAAAATTGAGGGATGCTAATATACCAGTCCTAGTTGTTGATGGTTCGCATGATACTGCCCCAAATATTATAACGGGCACCATACTTAATCCGCTTGACAGCGCTGGCTTAATTTACTATTTACCTAGACATGAGAACGCATGCTGGGCAAACGAATATTGCTATGTATATGGGGTACCGAACTTCAGAACTAGGGGTAGAACTGAAAGATATTTACCAGAGTTCTACAAGATGAAGAAGCCTACCCCCCGCGCAGAGACTTTTAACATATTTGTATTTCATATGGCTTTGGAAATACCTAAAATAGTTAACATGTACCCTAAAGTAGCGATTGAGGCTTCAATTGATCTTATACCTGAAGGGTTCAATTATTATGCCGGTGGACACATACACACACCATTATGCATTCCATTTAGAAACGGAACGCTTACCTATAGTGGCTCAACTGAGACTGTGAGTTATGAGGATGCGTATGCTGAGAAGGGCTTTTATTATATTGAGGTTAGTCGAGATGGAGATATTGAAATAAGCCGCATAAAGCTTGAGAGCCCACGTAAATTTAAGATTATTGATAGAGATTTTAGCAATCTATCTCCACATGAGATAACGGAGCTGGCTGTAAAGATGATTAAGGAAGCTGATGAAGATGGTGCCATTATAGTTCCAATATTAAGGGGTTCTCTGCCAGCTGAAGCAACAAGAAGAGAAATTGACCTGGCAAAAATTAGGAGCGCGGCTGAAAAATCCCTCTTTGTCCATCCGCTCATCCTCCTAGAGGAGAGAGGCTTCTCCGAGGAGACAATACGAAGCATATTTGAGGGGGAGATGAGAGAGTTGAGAGTTAAATCATACGAATATTTTGTCCAATTCTTCCTGCAAAGATACCCACGTCAAGAAGCCGAGAGAAGGACTAGAATAGCCTTAGATTTAATCCCATTCTTAGTTAGGGAAGACGAGGATAAGGTTAAAGAAATATTGGAGGGATTAATTAGTGATAATTGA
- a CDS encoding DUF72 domain-containing protein, protein MIKIGCCGYPVSQTKYYETFNLVELNNTFYKYPSLSTAKRWRNRAPKGFEFTVKAHQDITHKYKLKVEHVIEPFERIKQICHILEARVILIQTPASFSPEYMDYAKEFFKKINREDFILVWETRGSLWESNNSFKRLKETLNELGVTHVTDPLRLMPAHVSNLAYFRLHGLGERMYYYQYTNSELKRLYDVVKRFEDLDMGAYVLFNNLSMFEDAKRFAFFINNGYFPLLTGSIGIDSARSIINQIRYPATKNTLINKIGWRLIDLEEEKQIRLNDLLTKMPTKTYNSPDEVLSELKALL, encoded by the coding sequence ATGATCAAAATTGGCTGCTGCGGTTACCCGGTTTCCCAAACAAAATATTATGAAACTTTTAATCTTGTTGAATTAAACAATACATTTTATAAATATCCAAGTCTTTCAACGGCTAAGAGATGGCGGAATAGAGCCCCTAAAGGCTTTGAGTTCACGGTTAAAGCGCACCAAGATATAACCCATAAATATAAACTGAAAGTTGAACATGTTATTGAGCCTTTTGAAAGGATTAAGCAAATATGCCACATTTTAGAGGCGAGAGTAATACTCATACAGACCCCTGCCTCCTTCAGTCCTGAATATATGGATTATGCAAAAGAGTTTTTCAAGAAGATCAATCGTGAGGATTTTATTTTAGTCTGGGAGACTAGGGGAAGTCTTTGGGAAAGCAATAATTCTTTTAAGAGGCTTAAAGAGACTTTGAATGAGCTAGGTGTTACACATGTAACTGACCCACTAAGATTGATGCCAGCCCACGTATCTAACTTAGCTTACTTCCGTCTTCACGGGTTGGGCGAGCGCATGTATTACTATCAATACACGAATAGTGAGCTCAAAAGACTTTATGATGTGGTTAAGAGATTTGAAGATTTAGACATGGGTGCCTATGTATTATTCAATAATTTATCGATGTTTGAGGATGCAAAGCGTTTTGCGTTCTTCATAAACAACGGTTATTTTCCACTTTTAACAGGCTCTATTGGAATAGATTCAGCTAGGTCTATTATTAATCAGATTCGTTATCCGGCAACTAAAAATACGTTGATTAATAAGATTGGCTGGAGACTAATTGATCTAGAAGAAGAAAAGCAAATCAGGCTTAATGATCTTTTGACCAAGATGCCGACGAAAACCTATAATAGTCCAGATGAAGTTCTCAGTGAACTAAAAGCACTATTATAA